The DNA region CCGAGGCCCGCAAAGGTTCGGCCATGTCGATGACGTGAAGCCCTAAAGATTTAGCGGCCTTCCCTACGCGCTGTACGCACTCGGAATCGCTTGAAGTGTCGGTGAAGTAGTCGCTGACTCTTTTCGTGAGGGTGAGTGAGTTTTCGGCGGCTGACTTTTCCGCAAGGGCTATGATTCCGTTGTAGGCTCGGCGCATTTCGGCTTCACGTTCGGCGCGGACTGTGATGGAAATCTCACCGATTCCCGGAGAAATCCCGAAATTTTTTCCCCCGACATTCACATTCACGACCGTGCATAACGCGCTTCCTTTAACGCCGTCAATCTCAGAGATAAAACGGGCTATAGCGTATGCGGGATTGAGTCCTTTCTCCGGCTCGCTTGCGTGTGAAGTCCTGCCCTCAAATGTCAGAGTGATTCCGGCTGAGGCGTACTGACAGACTCCCTCGCGGATTACTATGCTGTTTTCGGGGTAACCGCTCCAGTTGTGGAAGGCGTAAATACTGCTTATGCTTCTTTCGCGGAGGAGTGCTGAACATTCGCGTGCGCCCTGTCCGTTTTCCTCTGAGTGCTGGAAGATGAGATACACCGAGCGTTTTATGGGCAATGCTTCAAGCTCAAGAGCGAGTCCGCAGAGTGCCGCGGCGTGTCCGTCATGGCCGCATTTGTGGGAGGCTCCCGGGTTGAGTGAGGCATGTGGGATTGAGATAGACTCGTTCATGGGAAGAGCGTCCATATCTGCGCGGAATGCGGTTGCCTTTGTGCCTTCAACGTAGCGCGAGGCGTAAAACCATTTCCCGCAGTCGACAACAGCAAGCCGGGTATTGTTCTCGATGAAGGTCATCAATCGGCGTTTTGTGGCTGACTCATGGCCGGAAATTTCGGGGTATTGATGGAGTTCATGACGGAGAGAAATAATTTTCCGCAAATTTTCTTTGTTCACGTTTAACCACCTCGCCGCGAATGATAGCACTTAGGGAAAATGCCGGGCAAATGTCGCTGTGAGAAGGCATGAAAAAAGCCCCCGGCCTCCCCCCGCAATTTCTCATCACAAAGAAGCCCGGCCATCTATCACACGCGAGTCATCACAGCCCAATCACACCGAACATTATCACACCCGCAACCGCACTCAGCATTAACACTTTCGGGATTGAGACATGAAATTTCAGCAGGAGAATCAAATCTACAGCTCCCAATATCACAGAAGGCAAATGAATATTCCCGGCCTCCGCGTAATTCACCAGCACCAAATCAACAACAACTCCCGCTACCATTCCCACGCACGCAGGACGCACCCCCGTCATAATCTCGCCGAGCCTCTTGCTGTCCCGGAAACGGTCAAAGAACACCGCCGCAACCGCGCAAAGTGTGTATGTCGGACTCAATGCTCCCATGTTCGCCACGAACGCACCCAGAATCCCCGCCGCCCTCATCCCCGCGAACGTCGCGCAGTTCAGGCCGAGCGGGCCGGGAGTCATCTCCGCAATCGCTACAATGTCTGAGACTTCATGAGCCGTCATCCATCCGTGAGAGATCATTTCAGCCGAGATTAACGGAATCATTGACAGACCGCCGAAACTCGTAAAGCCGATTTTCACAAAGCTCCAGAATAATTCAAGCAGCAGCATTATGACTCCTCCTCTCGTACCATTCGCACATAATCAGCCCTAACACCGCCCCGATTACCACAAGCCACACGGGACTCATTCTCAGGAAGAAATACAGCCCGAACATCGCAAGCGCAATCACATAGCACGGCGGAAACTTGAACGCGCTCTTTATCATTCCCATTAACGCAGAGAGTATTACAGGTGCTACGGCTGTACGTATTCCCCTCATGGCCGACGCTACCCACAAATTATTCTGAAACGCCGTGTAAAAGCTCGTAATCAGTATCAATATTATCATCGGCACCGTAATCATTCCGAACATGCACGCGAGACCGCCTAAGAATCCCGCCATTCTGTGGCCGAAAAACATTGCGATATTTCCTATCATTGTGCCGGGAAGACTCCTGCCTATGCTAGTTATGTCTAGTAATTCCTCGTCCGTGATGACTTTTTCCCGGTTCACGTAAATTTCTTTCATCTGCGCTACTATGCTCCATCCTCCGCCGAATGTGAACGCCCCGAATTTCAGAAACTGCATGTAAAGTTTTATCAGCATGAAAATTTATTCCCCCTTCTGGTAACTGTATAATAATTGCAGGGACAAACAAAACGCAATAAGCTATCATAACGGAAAAATATTCAGGACAAAAAGGTGATTACAGTATGCATAATTTCATGTGGCACAATCCCACGGAGATAATTTTCGGAAAAGATACAGTGAAGGAACTCGCGCCCAGGCTCAAAGCTGACGGCGTTAAAGGGGTTCTTCTTGTGTTCGGCGGAAAAGGAACGTTCAAGAGCGGGGCATATGCTCAGGCAACAGACATGCTTAACGGCGCGGGAATATCATTCTCAGAAGTCAATGATGTGAAATCGAATCCCCTTATCGGCAAAGTACGCGAGGGAGTCGAACGTGTGAAAGCAGGCGGGATTGACGCAATTTTAGCGGTTGGAGGCGGGAGCGTTTTCGACACAGCAAAAGCTATAGCGGCGGGTGCTTGCTATTCGGGCGATGTCTGGGACTTCTTCACAAAGAAAGCGAAAATCACGAAAGCCGTACCCCTCTACGGAATATTAACCGCGTCAGCCTCATCAAGCGAAGCCAACAACATCGCAGTAGTCAGCAACCCGGAGTCAGAACTCAAGACATCAATCACAAGCCCTGCTATTTTCCCGAAAGTCTCAGTGATTGACCCGTCATTTCAGACTACATTGCCGGAGAAGCAGACGGTTTACGGCGGAGTCGACATAATCGCGCACATTCTCGAAAGAGTGCTTGACGGCGACGAGGAAAGCGAGCTTATTGACGAGCAGGGGTACGCCCTAATCCGCACAATGATGAGAGTGATACCCGACCTGATCGAGAACCCGAAAGATTACGACCTCAGAGCAGAATACGCGATGGCCGGGATGATGGCGCACAACGGATTTCTGTCGATGGGTCGCGAAACACGCGGCGATTTCTCGTCCCACAGGCTGGGGCATTCCCTGAGCGCGTTATTCGGGGCGGCTCACGGCGCGACTCTTGCGGTGGTAATGCCGGCGTGGGCAAGGTATTTGTATGAGGATAACCCTGTTCCTTTCGCGAGGCTTGGAGAAGGTGTGTTTGACATTTTTGACGGGACGGACGAGGAAAAAGCACTTGAGGCAATCGAGTCGCTTGAGGAATTTTTCCGGGACATCAACGCGCCCACGACACTGCGCGAACTCGGCATTAAGGAAGATGACATAGAGAGAATCGCGGAGAACGCTTCACGCGGGGAATCATTCGGCGTTCTCTCGACGCTTGAGCCGGAAGACGTGCTAGAGATCTACAAGCTGGCCTACTAGGCTTCCGAGTCCCCTGCGCTTTTATGGCCGGGGGATTCTTTTCTGCCTTTTGTGAGGAACAGCCAGCCCTGCCACATTCCGAACGCCGCTACAGCCGGGAGGGCGCACAGCGATACAAGTAACGGCCATCCATTTTCCGCAAGCCAGTTCGACAGCCAAACGCCTAAGAACGCATACCCCGCCACGACAAGCCCCGCCGACAGCACCCGCCCGAAAATTATCACATCATGAAGTCCGTTAATCTTCACGCCGAATCACTCCCAGAAAAATTTTGTCCCTGCTAAACCCACACGGCGCGGGAACATGGCCGGGCATTTCTTCACCTTCTGCCACGTCAATATACATCTCGATGAGTCATCACCGCCGTAAAATTTTGCTGACGGCTCAGACAGTCCGAGAATGTGCCATTTTTTGTTGACCGCAGAAATTTCGTCATTCACTTTTTCGCCTTTGAACGTGAGAATCTTCCCGCCGATTTTCACGAGGGGCGACAATAATTCCGCCGTAACTCCCGCTGACGATAAAGCACGCGCCCCGGCCATGTCGAAAATTTCACGGTGATTTTTCGCGTAATCCTCGCTTCTTTCACAGACAAATTCAGCGTTATGAATCTCTAACTCGTCAATAATTTCCTTCACGGCCTCGCATTTTTTCTTCACGCTGTCGAGAAGTGTTACGCGCAAATCGGGACGATAAACAGCCCACACGATTCCGGGGAGTCCTCCTCCGCTGCCTACGTCAATGACATGTCCTTTTTCCGGCAGAAATTCGAGCGAGGGCAGGCAGTCTTCAACCTGAAGCGCGAATATCTCATCAGTTCCCCTTGTGCCTGTGAGCCTTGCGCGTGTGCATGACGCGAGTAACTCGGCGTATCTATACAGTGTGGATCTTTGCGGGTTCATAGCGGTCTTCCTGCGGGCGTTTGCTGACGGGGTAACCTACCGGGATTAACATGAACGGCCTGAAATTTTCCGGGAGCTTCAAGACTTCCGCAACGTGCTTCATCGGGGCTTCAAGCGGGGCAATTCCGAGCATTACCGCGCCGAGTCCGAGATATTCAGCCTCAATCAGTATATTTTCCGCGCATATGGCCATGTCAATCTCTACCATCATGGGAGCGGGAAGATCATTCGTCCTGTAGCAGGGGACAATAACAACGGGTGCATTTTTCGCTGGGGTTGCGTAGGGCGTGGCCTGTGAGAGTTTCGCGTTGATTTC from Synergistaceae bacterium includes:
- a CDS encoding chromate transporter, whose product is MLIKLYMQFLKFGAFTFGGGWSIVAQMKEIYVNREKVITDEELLDITSIGRSLPGTMIGNIAMFFGHRMAGFLGGLACMFGMITVPMIILILITSFYTAFQNNLWVASAMRGIRTAVAPVILSALMGMIKSAFKFPPCYVIALAMFGLYFFLRMSPVWLVVIGAVLGLIMCEWYERRSHNAAA
- the rsmG gene encoding 16S rRNA (guanine(527)-N(7))-methyltransferase RsmG; the encoded protein is MNPQRSTLYRYAELLASCTRARLTGTRGTDEIFALQVEDCLPSLEFLPEKGHVIDVGSGGGLPGIVWAVYRPDLRVTLLDSVKKKCEAVKEIIDELEIHNAEFVCERSEDYAKNHREIFDMAGARALSSAGVTAELLSPLVKIGGKILTFKGEKVNDEISAVNKKWHILGLSEPSAKFYGGDDSSRCILTWQKVKKCPAMFPRRVGLAGTKFFWE
- a CDS encoding chromate transporter, whose protein sequence is MLLLELFWSFVKIGFTSFGGLSMIPLISAEMISHGWMTAHEVSDIVAIAEMTPGPLGLNCATFAGMRAAGILGAFVANMGALSPTYTLCAVAAVFFDRFRDSKRLGEIMTGVRPACVGMVAGVVVDLVLVNYAEAGNIHLPSVILGAVDLILLLKFHVSIPKVLMLSAVAGVIMFGVIGL
- a CDS encoding iron-containing alcohol dehydrogenase, with the translated sequence MHNFMWHNPTEIIFGKDTVKELAPRLKADGVKGVLLVFGGKGTFKSGAYAQATDMLNGAGISFSEVNDVKSNPLIGKVREGVERVKAGGIDAILAVGGGSVFDTAKAIAAGACYSGDVWDFFTKKAKITKAVPLYGILTASASSSEANNIAVVSNPESELKTSITSPAIFPKVSVIDPSFQTTLPEKQTVYGGVDIIAHILERVLDGDEESELIDEQGYALIRTMMRVIPDLIENPKDYDLRAEYAMAGMMAHNGFLSMGRETRGDFSSHRLGHSLSALFGAAHGATLAVVMPAWARYLYEDNPVPFARLGEGVFDIFDGTDEEKALEAIESLEEFFRDINAPTTLRELGIKEDDIERIAENASRGESFGVLSTLEPEDVLEIYKLAY
- a CDS encoding amidohydrolase — encoded protein: MNKENLRKIISLRHELHQYPEISGHESATKRRLMTFIENNTRLAVVDCGKWFYASRYVEGTKATAFRADMDALPMNESISIPHASLNPGASHKCGHDGHAAALCGLALELEALPIKRSVYLIFQHSEENGQGARECSALLRERSISSIYAFHNWSGYPENSIVIREGVCQYASAGITLTFEGRTSHASEPEKGLNPAYAIARFISEIDGVKGSALCTVVNVNVGGKNFGISPGIGEISITVRAEREAEMRRAYNGIIALAEKSAAENSLTLTKRVSDYFTDTSSDSECVQRVGKAAKSLGLHVIDMAEPLRASEDFGIYTKMIPGAIFYIGNGESYPDIHTSNYDFNDNILGTAVDMFAEIFRLS